The region CAGGGGACAGCCTTACCGGTTCCCGGTACCAGATTGAAGGCGGGGTTGAGAAGGGACTGGATGAAATAGGCGCCCCTGAGGGAACCACCATCATTGCCCGCAGCCTGTTTTACAACACGCCTGCCCGGAAGAAATTCCTTAAGACTCCCATGACGGAGGGAGCCCATGTGGCGGCCCTGGTGGAAAAGATTGCCCTTTCCCACCCGGATATTTCCATCCGATTCATACAGAACAATCAAAATAAGCTCTATACCTCAGGAAACCACAACCTGAAGGACCTGATATATACTGTATTCGGACGGGAGATTGCGGGAAACCTTCTCCCGGTGGAAATCAACGAGGACTGGATTACAGTCACCGGATTTACAGGCAAGCCGGTCATAGCCAGGTCCAACCGGAATTACGAGAATTATTTCATCAATGGCCGTTATATCAAGAGCACCATCATATCCAAGGCCATTGAGGAGGCATATAAACCCTATATGATGCAGCACAAGTACCCCTTTACCATGCTGCATTTCCATATTGAGCCGGATACCCTGGACGTGAATGTGCATCCCACAAAAATGGAACTGCGTTTTGCCGATGGGGAGAAGGTGTATAATGCAGTGTTAAGGGCTGTCAGCAATGCCCTGGCCCACAAGGAGCTGATTCCCCAGGTAAGCCTGGAGGCCAGGCAGGAAAAGGAGGCCAGGCAGCTGGCAGAGAAGCTGGCTCCCCGCCCGGAGCCCTTCGAGGTGCGCAGACGGGAGAACTTAAGCCGGAAAACCGCTGCAAACTCCGGCCAGGTGCGCCCCGGCGGCCCATCCTCCTCCGGTTCTGTTTACGCCCAGTCAGCCCCGCCCAGGCCCTCCTTTGTCAATGAGCTGATGCCTGACTGGCTGAAGGAGAGAAAAAAAGAACAGGAAAACCGTCCAGTCTCACCGGCCGCCCTTAATTCTCTGAAGGGAACCTGCAAGACAGAGCTTCCGGTCCGGGAGGACCGTATGGATACGGATACAGAAAAAGGTGCCGGTGTAAAAAAAGGTGCTGGTACCGTAAATTCTGACACACCTGATACCGCTTCCGGCCAATCCGCCGGCAGCTCCGCTGAGCCGGAACAGCTGGACCTGTTTGACGGAAAGCTTTTGGACCCCAAGGCCAGATTGAAGCACAAGCTTATCGGCCAGCTGTTTGACACCTACTGGATGGTGGAGTACAACGAACAGCTGTTCATTATTGACCAGCATGCCGCTCATGAAAAGGTGCTCTACGAGAATACCGTAAAGTCCTTAAAGACGCGGCAGTATGACATGCAGATGGTGGACCCGCCCATTATCCTCACACTGAACATGAATGAAGAACTTCTCCTGAAGAAATACATGGATTATTTCACAGGAATCGGTTTTGAGATAGAACCCTTTGGCGGCAGGGAATACGCGGTGCGCGGTGTGCCTGCCAACCTGTTTTCCATTGCCAAGAAGGAACTGCTGACAGAGATGATCGACGGGCTTTCGGAGGATATGTCTGTACATAACCCGGACATTATCTATGAAAAGGTGGCCTCCATGTCCTGCAAGGCAGCAGTTAAAGGACATCATACCATGTCCTTCCAGGAGGCCAATGTGCTCATTGACCAGCTTCTGGACCTGGAAAATCCCTATGCCTGCCCCCACGGCAGGCCTACCATCATCTCCATGAGCAAGT is a window of Enterocloster clostridioformis DNA encoding:
- the mutL gene encoding DNA mismatch repair endonuclease MutL, whose translation is MANITVLDQSTINKIAAGEVIERPASVVKELLENAIDAHATAVTVEIKDGGCSMIRVTDNGWGIPKEEIPLAFLRHATSKIKTVEDLFTISSLGFRGEALASIAAVAQVELITKTGDSLTGSRYQIEGGVEKGLDEIGAPEGTTIIARSLFYNTPARKKFLKTPMTEGAHVAALVEKIALSHPDISIRFIQNNQNKLYTSGNHNLKDLIYTVFGREIAGNLLPVEINEDWITVTGFTGKPVIARSNRNYENYFINGRYIKSTIISKAIEEAYKPYMMQHKYPFTMLHFHIEPDTLDVNVHPTKMELRFADGEKVYNAVLRAVSNALAHKELIPQVSLEARQEKEARQLAEKLAPRPEPFEVRRRENLSRKTAANSGQVRPGGPSSSGSVYAQSAPPRPSFVNELMPDWLKERKKEQENRPVSPAALNSLKGTCKTELPVREDRMDTDTEKGAGVKKGAGTVNSDTPDTASGQSAGSSAEPEQLDLFDGKLLDPKARLKHKLIGQLFDTYWMVEYNEQLFIIDQHAAHEKVLYENTVKSLKTRQYDMQMVDPPIILTLNMNEELLLKKYMDYFTGIGFEIEPFGGREYAVRGVPANLFSIAKKELLTEMIDGLSEDMSVHNPDIIYEKVASMSCKAAVKGHHTMSFQEANVLIDQLLDLENPYACPHGRPTIISMSKYELEKKFKRIV